One region of Candidatus Poribacteria bacterium genomic DNA includes:
- a CDS encoding aryl-sulfate sulfotransferase codes for MKLMGGYLALMVTAAMPVIGLNLCWGQSRTEERGVTIYKPEKAFNGYTLFCHTYEDPRVGPGGVAHMYLIDMRGKVVHEWTAKTAVQLLELLPNGNLLYSTRDRSDISKAGLREIDPESNVVWYYHCRIDHDFRVLDNGNILIHCIMDKMVPELGPELKRCPYMIEITRSKNLVWEWHGEDHIEELKELLGDRWPKVEERIRKDFTFDWAHNNTCESIPENPSGRRDGRFRKGNILFSYRSLDIIGVIDRDTGRIVWAWGTGELDGQHKPTMLPNGHILIFDNGTRRGWSRIIELDPIEERIVWQYKATPPESFFSAYISGAQLLPNGNIFICEGGRGRLFEVTRDGETVWEYKSPFRVKGTYGIYRATRYSPEYVRPLLEARSSSE; via the coding sequence ATGAAGTTGATGGGCGGTTATCTGGCTCTGATGGTGACGGCCGCTATGCCCGTCATAGGGCTCAACCTCTGCTGGGGACAGAGCCGGACGGAGGAAAGAGGGGTTACCATATACAAACCCGAGAAGGCTTTTAACGGATATACCCTGTTCTGCCATACCTATGAGGACCCGCGGGTGGGCCCCGGTGGAGTGGCTCATATGTATCTGATCGATATGAGAGGAAAGGTAGTCCATGAGTGGACGGCCAAGACGGCAGTCCAGCTCCTTGAGCTCCTGCCCAACGGAAATCTGCTCTACTCAACCCGCGACAGATCCGATATCTCGAAAGCAGGGCTGAGGGAGATCGATCCGGAGAGCAACGTGGTGTGGTACTACCACTGCCGCATAGATCACGATTTTAGAGTGTTGGATAACGGCAACATCCTGATCCATTGCATCATGGATAAGATGGTGCCGGAGCTGGGACCTGAGCTGAAGAGATGCCCTTACATGATAGAGATCACCCGTAGCAAGAATCTGGTGTGGGAGTGGCACGGAGAGGATCACATCGAGGAGCTTAAGGAGCTGTTGGGCGATAGATGGCCAAAGGTGGAGGAGAGGATCCGAAAGGATTTCACGTTCGACTGGGCACACAACAATACATGTGAATCGATCCCCGAAAATCCATCGGGCAGGAGAGACGGAAGATTCCGAAAGGGAAACATCCTGTTCAGCTATAGGAGCCTCGACATCATAGGCGTGATAGACAGGGATACGGGCCGGATCGTCTGGGCGTGGGGGACGGGCGAGCTGGATGGACAACATAAGCCGACGATGCTCCCCAACGGCCATATACTCATATTCGATAACGGCACCAGACGGGGATGGTCGAGGATCATCGAACTCGATCCTATCGAGGAGAGGATCGTGTGGCAGTATAAGGCGACGCCGCCTGAGAGCTTCTTCAGCGCCTATATCTCGGGCGCACAGTTGCTCCCAAACGGTAACATATTTATCTGTGAGGGGGGACGGGGAAGGCTCTTCGAGGTAACACGGGATGGGGAGACCGTTTGGGAGTATAAAAGCCCATTCAGGGTTAAAGGGACATATGGGATTTACAGGGCGACGCGTTACTCCCCCGAATACGTCAGACCTCTTCTCGAGGCCCGATCATCCTCAGAGTAG
- a CDS encoding metal-sensitive transcriptional regulator translates to MIDEKTKLEALRRLRRIEGQVKGIAKMVEEERYCVDILIQISAARAALQSLAAVILKRHIESCVAEAMTSGSERERSEKIDELVEVFSKFSGI, encoded by the coding sequence ATGATAGACGAAAAAACCAAACTGGAGGCCTTGAGAAGGCTCAGGAGGATCGAGGGGCAGGTAAAGGGAATAGCGAAGATGGTGGAGGAGGAGCGGTACTGCGTCGATATACTCATCCAGATCTCCGCCGCAAGGGCCGCCCTTCAGAGCCTCGCCGCTGTGATCCTCAAACGACATATCGAAAGCTGTGTCGCCGAGGCGATGACCTCCGGATCTGAGAGGGAGAGATCGGAAAAGATAGACGAGCTGGTGGAGGTGTTCTCCAAGTTCAGCGGCATATAG